One window of the Rhipicephalus sanguineus isolate Rsan-2018 chromosome 2, BIME_Rsan_1.4, whole genome shotgun sequence genome contains the following:
- the LOC125757233 gene encoding uncharacterized protein LOC125757233, with translation MQHCHATMATPMPEESLADSREQQNWQDTSDKHRVQTLDQWTQWEATPYDDHTYVRYLPIGFKGKSFAESVTGDDILFYTGVSQIVFERLVKAVSALAKKPSTLTRADQLLMCLMRLRLGLLHGHLARIFKVSVSSVSNNVAYMLSLLSKIMKNVVIWLPKSCIQNSMPQSFVENKHDDTTCILDCTEVFLQRPKKLMARAQTYSSYKAHNTVKFLVAIAPNGFIMFVSKAYGGRASDKFITNDSGINDYLGHGDVVMADRGFALTDEMQIQGVRLNTPAFTKGKTQLTNKEVTSTRRIASVRIHVERAINRLKTYRIFKQSLPIRSKKTISTMVFVCAGLCNFKSDLIKKPSV, from the exons ATGCAGCATTGTCATGCTACAATGGCCACACCT ATGCCTGAGGAGTCGCTAGCTGATTCTAGGGAGCAGCAGAACTGGCAGGACACAAGTGATAAACACCGG GTGCAAACACTTGACCAGTGGACACAGTGGGAGGCCACTCCCTATGATGACCACACATATGTCCGGTATCTGCCCATTGGATTCAAGGGAAAATCATTTGCTGAGTCTGTAACTGGAGACGACATTTTATTTTATACTGGTGTATCCCAGATAGTGTTTGAGAGGCTTGTGAAAGCTGTGTCTGCTCTGGCAAAGAAGCCAAGCACCCTAACGCGTGCTGACCAGTTGCTAATGTGTCTAATGAGGCTTCGCCTTGGGCTGCTGCATGGACACCTTGCACGAATTTTTAAGGTATCCGTGTCGAGTGTCAGCAACAACGTTGCATACATGCTGAGTTTGCTCAGCAAAATCATGAAGAATGTTGTTATATGGCTGCCCAAATCGTGCATACAGAACAGCATGCCGCAGTCATTCGTGGAAAACAAGCATGATGACACAACATGCATCCTTGATTGTACAGAAGTGTTTCTGCAGCGTCCAAAAAAGCTGATGGCAAGAGCACAAACGTACAGCAGCTACAAAGCCCATAACACCGTAAAATTTCTTGTCGCAATTGCCCCGAATGGGTTCATCATGTTCGTGTCCAAAGCTTATGGAGGGCGTGCCTCAGACAAATTTATCACAAATGATAGCGGCATCAATGACTACCTCGGACATGGTGATGTTGTGATGGCGGACCGAGGCTTCGCACTCACAGATGAAATGCAAATTCAAGGTGTACGATTGAACACACCAGCATTCACTAAAG GAAAAACGCAGCTAACCAACAAGGAAGTAACAAGTACAAGACGGATTGCATCTGTACGCATACATGTTGAGCGCGCAATTAACCGCTTAAAGACATATAGAATATTCAAGCAATCGCTGCCCATACGATCGAAGAAAACCATCAGTACGAT